ATGGAAATGGATTGGAATTTTTAAAAGCAGGTTTAGAGTTTGCTAAATCAAAATATACACCCCAAAAAATAACGTTATCAGTAGCAGTTTTCAATCAGAGGGCGATAAAAGTATATAGAAAAATTGGATTTGAAGATGTCGATACTTTTATGCAGGATACAAACGGAGATAGTTTTGAATTTCTAAAGATGTCTTACCAATGCTAATTTAGATAGTAGGTCTTCTTCAAAGAATGGGTGCTTTACTTCAAGAAGGAGTAAAGCCTTTTTACTAACGCAGCAGTTTAGTTGAACTAGTAGATTTTGTTTTAAAGTTTTTAGATAGTCATATTAAGGAGGAGTTTATAGGTGTCAAACCATGAGAACGAAGAAATTCTAACAGGAGGGAATGTCTCTAATGTTTATCGTTCGGGAGATACTGTGCGAAGAGAATTAAAGCCAGATAGTCCCAAAGTTCATAAGCTATTAAAACATTTGGAGAACAAAGGTTTCAGTTATGCACCAAATTTTTTAGGTATTGATGAAAAAGGAAGAGAAATATTATCATTTATTGAAGGGGAAGCTGGTAATTATCCTTTAAAAGAATATATGTGGTCTAATGATTTTTTAAAAGAAATAGCGAAGATGCTCTGTCTTTATCATGATTCTGTGAGTGATTTTTCAATTGAAGAAAGCTGGCAAGCAATAGATAATACCCCCGAACCATTTGAGGTACTATGTCATAATGATTTTGCAATATACAATCTTATTTTTAATCATAGAAAACTAGTAGGTATTATTGATTTTGATGTTGCCGGGCCTGGTCCAAGACTTTGGGACATAGCCTATACTCTTTACACTTGCGTTCCCTTAAGTAGAGTTTATCATTCTGAGACAGGTGAGGCTGTTTATTATAATTCATTACAGCATTCCGACCGTATAAAACAAAGAGTCAAATTGTTTTTTGAATCCTATGGTAAGGGAATAGAAAAGGATTATTTGGAGATGGTATTGTTACGATTAGAAGGATTATGTAAAACCATTAAAAGAAAAGCTAGTGAAGGTGATATTGCTTTTCAAAAGATGATAGATGAAGGGCACGTTGAACATTATCAAAATGATATTAAATTTATTCATGAACATGGAAAAGAGTGGATTTAAGAGTAGGTTTTATTGAACTAACTGGTGCTTTAGTCAAGTAGAGCAACGTCTTTTAAGGCGTTGCTCCTTTTTACATTTAAAAGTACTTCTGATAATACTATTTCCTTAACCTTCCACTTAATTGAGCGTATATCCTTGTGGTTGCACTTTTCTCATGCCCCATTAGTCTTTGTATGATTTCAATAGGAGCTCCATTATACAACAAATGAGTTGCATAGCTGTGTCTAAGTTGGTGTGGATGAATCTCTTTGATAATTTCAGCACGATTGGAAATCCGCTTGATGATGTATCGCATTTGAGCGACACTCATTTTATGTGGCTGCCTTGCTGTTACAAAGATGGCGGGATTATTATCATTAAGACTTTCAATATAACGTTTAAGCCAGATGTCGCAACGTATATTAAAATAAACTACCCTCTCCTTATCACCTTTCACTCTAACAATTGCGGATTGATTGGACCAATTAATATGGTTCTTTTCTAAAGCAACTAATTCTCCAATTCGACAACCGGTAGAAAACATGAATTCGAAAATCGCTCTTTCCATTGGGGAATTACAGGATTCACGAAGGTGTTTAATCTTCCGTTCAGTTAAATACTTGGGTATACGCTTCCCTATCTTGGGCTCTTTAATTCTGGATGTTGGATTCTTAATCAAGTAGCCTTCTTCATAAGACCATCGAAAAAACGATTTCATAAAGCGGGTACGATGTGCAAGACTGGCTGGTTCAAATGCTTACCGGATGTAGCAAGATATTCCTTCAGTTGATTTGTATCCAGCAGTTCCATCTCTACATCTTTAAAATAACCAATTAGTAGCAAAAACTGTAACTGGTATGCTTTCAACGTATGGGAAGAAAAGCCATCTATTCTCTTATCCGTTTCAAAAGAATCCCATGCTTTTGACAGTTACAATTCCATACCCCCTAAAATAGTAATATTAAAGGGATTATTGCCAACTTAATAGAATTATAGACATAATGCGTGATTTTACTAACGAGGCAGGTGTGCGGCCGAGCCTAGGTCGTATCATATAGCGGGTGGGTAGAAAGCCAAATGGTTGAAGGGATTGAGCTCCATAATGTTAGTAAATCGAGAGGGCCCTACCGGTCTTTTCTTCTTATAGAAGAGTATGGTGTACAAGCGATAAAAAGCAAGGAAACCAAATGCCGATGTAGGGAGTCGGATAGCAGAATAAGCAAATCTGATCGAAAGAGATTAGGTACATCTTGTGAATGGTGACTTGGAGGAGCCGTGTGCGTAAATAGCGCAAGAACGGTTCTGTGAGGGGGGAGGAACACAATCTACCGCAAGGTAGAAAGGTTCCCTTCTACTCGACTAGTTGCACAGTGTTGATTAACTTGTGTTCAACTATCGAGCCATTTTGCTGAATAATTGTTAAAAGAAATGTAACTGTAATTGTATTAGAACAGGAAGGAGGATTACTATGACAATAAATAGGGGAAATTTAAAGATCTGCTCTATGCAAAGTTAGCACTATGAACAACGGCGGTTGTTTGTATAGGGCTAGAAATTTTTTCCGTCTGCAAAGTGATCATTGTTTATAGTAATGACTTTGCTACCTTAAAAATTTATTCTAATTTAAGGAGCGAAGCTAACATGAAATATGTAAATGCAAAAAGCATCTTTCCAAAAGAACTGCTGAAGGAAATACAGAAATATGTAAATGGAGAAATGGTTTATGTCCCTATTTCAAAGGGATTACACATGAAATGGGGAGAAAGTTCAGGGAGTAAAAATTATTTAAACCATAGAAACCATGAGATCCGGCAACAATTTTCGGTAGGGGTAACTATAGATCAACTTTCAAATCAATTCTTTCTTTCTCACGATAGTATTAAAAAAATAGTATACTCAAAAAAATAGTTTTTATATATCACAATGGATTAAATCTGAGGTGACTTTTCTAAGTAAAGAACATTTTATAATCGTTTATTATATATATTCATTGGACTGCTCTTATTACAATTACAGCATATACAAATACAGTTTTAAAAGGAGAAGCCTATGAAAATTGATGTTCGTTTAACAGATAAAAGTGAAGCTTATATTATAAAAAACTTATATCCTTTATACCTATATGACCTTTCTGGACAATATGGTAGAATCCCGAATGTTCACGGGATATATGAGGATAGCGACGATTTTCGAACATTAAATGATCAGTATGAAGTTCAAAATATTTGGTGGGAAAAGCCAGAAATTTTATTCCCCTACGTAATTTTATTAGATGGGATACCAGCAGGATTTATCCTAATAGCAACCCCACCACATTGTAATAAAGGAATTGACTATTTTGTAAATGAGTTCTTCTTAATTCAATCATTAAGAGGGAAAGGTATTGCTGAAATAGCAACAAATATAGTATTTGAGCAATTTAAAGGGAACTGGGAGTTGTTTACTAACCCATTTGAGAAAAACATTGCTGGACAAAAATTTTGGAGGAGGTCAATATCAAATTACACTAATGGAGTCTACACAGAGATATACGGGGAAACGTTTGATGGACAAAAGAGTATTTTTCGATTTGATAATTCCGGAAAACAATAGATTTCCAAATAGCTCATTTTAACAACGGGTAGTGTTATTTGAATAGACTATGTTCTTACATAAACAGGCGCGATTGTTGTATAAGCTTCACGTATTTTCTTCAACTAACGGAGGCTTTTGTGAAAGGTCGTTGAGCTGCTTAAGCAACTCTTTTCTCTTATTCAACTAAAGCAGCAGTTTAGTTGAATAAGAAGGTTCTATTGCGATTATGGTGAATAAGTTAATATATGTAAATTATTGAACAAAAGCTAATAAGTAAGTGTAACAGTAGGGTTATTTATAACTAATTGTGAGAGGAGGCGTTGGGGGTGAACGGAAACAAATTAAAGATATCCGTGTTAATAATAAGTATCTTTTTTATACTATCAACAACACTTTTTATGATTTTCAATATTAACTCAAATTATCAAGCAAACAGACTAGAGATGACTAAATGCTTTGATAAGGATGCGGGTATAAGCTTGGTAGTAGAGAAAAAATTCTTGACATCCAAAACTACAGTTACTTGCGAAGAAAGCTAACTTGAATTTAGAACTCTTATTTGAGGTCTTTTATTACGAACATCCCATCAACTCAACTGTTGTATTATTGGTATTTCAACACGCTGGTGCCATAATCTTTTTAGCTTTCCTAACTAACGAGTACTTTAGCAGAACAGGGCTGTCAGTAGACAGCCTTTATTGTTATTCAACTAAAGTAAACAGTAGAGTTTAACAAGGATATAAATAAATAAGTTGTGGCAAGGAGGAATTGTAGTGAATCCATTATTATTAGATATACCATTACAATTAGAGACAGAAAGGTTATTATTACGAGCACCTAGGCAATCAGGAGACGGTAGTGTTGTTAATGATGCAATAAAAGATTCTTTTAATGCATTAAAGAATTGGTTGCCATTTGCACAGACAATCCCTACTCTTGAGGAAACAGAAGGGAATTTGAGAGAAGCATATATTAACTTCTTAAAAAGAGATAGTTTACGTTTTCTGATATTCCATAAAGACACTAAAGATTTTATAGGAGTAACAAGCTTTGAGTGTTTAAACTGGGACATCCCAAAAAGTCATATTGGGTATTGGATTAACACAAGGTTTAGTGGTAACGGATATATGTTAGAAGCGGTAAGAGGATTATGTGAATTAGGTTTAAATCATATTAACTTTAAGAGAGTTGAAATTAGATGTGAATCCACAAATCTAAAGAGTCGTTCTATTCCCGAAAAATTAGGATTTGAGTTAGAAGGGATTTTAAAGAATGAGGATTTATCAGCAGATGGTAGTAAACTAACAGATACTTGTATTTATGTCAAAGTTTAAAAAAGTACATTGTGAAGAATTACACTTAAACTAACGAGTGCTTTAGTGGAAGTTAATTGAGTTGCAATGCAGCTCATTTTTTTGTTCAACTAAAGCAGCAGGTTACTTGAATAAGAATATATGTCGATTGTTATTAGAAAAGGAGAAAAATCACATGTTTGAAATAATCTATGCATTAATTGGGCTAATCATTTGCACCTCTATAGTAATCTTTTTTATGAAAAAAAACGGGGGCATAAAGATTTTTATTCTAGTGTTATTACAGTACCCTTTTTTGGAATCCTATGTTTATTGATTATAAATTGGGGGGTTCAGAGGATTATATTGCCATTAAAAATAAGAACTTTCAAACAGTGAGTGGTCAATGTGTCGTAACAGAATTTGAATCAACGGGTAGAACAACTATCCATCAACTTCACGTAGAAATTAATGGTCTTGTTGTTTTGGAGAGTTTGATGATTTTAGTGATGTTAGGCAAGGGACCTATCCCTGTACTATAAAATATATCGAGAAAACTCGCACACTGTTTAGCATCATGCCCAATTCCACTAACAAATAAATTTGGATGAAAATTGATCTGAATTGTAATAATAAAAAAAAATCTTAGTGAACATTTCGCCCATTACTTGAATTAGATGAAATGGTGCTTGTTCAACTAACGGAGTGCTTTAGTAAAAAACCATTGAGCTTAGGTGGCTTTATTTTCTTATAGAACTAACGCAGCAGCGCGACAAGTTTTGTTATAAGCACTAATGTGTAAAACAAGGGATTTCTTCGGAAATCCTAACTTTATAACCGAGGATAGGAATGATAAAACCACGTATTTTGAAACTATCCCATTGATACTCCAGCATGCGTCATAATAGACAGATTATGGGGTCTGAAGCTCAGGTGAAGTCGGGAACAAAGGCTGAAGCCACTCCTCACGGAAAAGGTTTGCCAATGGATATGTCGGATGGCTGAAAAACTAAATATGGTGAGAATTTTCTTATGGAAAAGAACAGACGAGCTTCCGAATGTACGGGTCTAAAGTTAGAACATAAGGAAACTTGTGTACCATCCAACGATGGGGTGAGTGACGTGGAGTAAAAATTGCTGCTCTGAAACACGTTATACCGAACAATGGCGGTATCCAGCTCATAGGCTTACAGGAAGCACCTAAGTTTAGAAAAAGATAGCTAGGTTATAAGGTACTTGGAAAATAAGGAACGTTGGATCAAGGGCTGTCACCCGAAACGGTAGCTATAAGCTATATGGCGAAATGTATTTGTCCTAATGAGGGTAGGGGTACGACCAGTGAAAGCTCTGTAATGGAGGTGGAGGAACAGCCCCAAGTCTAGCGATAGGTAATAATTATTTTTCAACTGTGCATTGCACCGGTCGGGTAAGAACGTGGGAACATCATTCCATAGTAGAATGATGCCACAGTGCAAGCTCTTCGATGAAGAGTAACTTGAAACTTATAATTAATAATACCATCGCTAGATGGAACGCGGAATGCTTGGAAACTGGCACGTTCCGTGCGGAGTAGGGGAAAAGCCGGAGATAACTTCAAACGTTTACTTATTACTAACGATTAGTGAAATAAGAGTGTAAACTTTTGTTGTACAGTTGGGAATAGAAGGGGGAGTTAATATCTTGGAGATTTCTAAGAATAAGACTCTGAAAAATCGGATTGCTTTCTTAATATTTGTTTTAGTAATAGTTGTTGGGGCAACGTATTATGGTTATTTCTATAAACCTAAAAATTCATTGGATCTATATCAAGCAATTGCATTTGCAGATGACTTTGAAGAGGTAAAAAAGTTAATGTTAGACGGGTATGAAGATAATTTTAAGGAAGAAGATTTTGAATTTATAAAGAAATTGGATACGTCTCCAAATCGTATTGGACAATTCACTCTTTTTGAATATGATGAAAGAACTTTTGTGATTATGACTTCACCAGGTACAGAAAAGTTAGAAGTGCTAGCAGTTGATGAATTGCCTAAAGAAATAAGGGATTACTTTCTTCAATTAGCACCATAAAAACTTGTTATTTAAATAACGGAGGCAAGAGTTGAATAACAAGGATGTCGTTGTGGCAACTTTTTCTTATTGTGCTAACTCAGCAGTTTAGTTGAATAAGAATTTTCTAATGAACTTCAATATATTTAATTTTTTTGAAACCGAAAAGACCTGTCTTTGGCAGGTCTTTTTGTTGTAGTCTAAGAAACAAAGGGAAAGGTATTCCGGCTTTATAATTTTATAAAAATCAAATTTTATTAAATGTGAGAAAAAAAGTGTATTTATTACGTTGTATATAGTGTGAGGGATTTTACAAAAAGTAAGGAGACAAATACTTATGAGAACTACCGACCATAATTTTATAAAACGGCTTAAACGTCAAAAAGAAGATGCTTTAGAATATACAGTTGATAAATATTTACCGTTAGTTAAGGGTATTACCTATAAAGTATTGTCACCATTAGGAAACCCTGGTCTAGTTGATGAATGTATAAATGATGTTTTTTTAACTATTTGGCATCACGCAAATCAGTTTGAAGGGGACACTGATGATTTTCGGAAATGGCTCTGTGTGGTCACAAAATTTAAAGCAATTGATACCTATCGGATAGCAAACAAACGTCTTGAAGTTGAAATTGTTGGTACAAATGATTTAGAGGTAGGTAGTGGTCCTTCTGTAGAAAACGAAATCCTCCTTTCTGAAAATAAAAATGAATTATTAAAGTTAATGTGTGGGTTTGAAGTGATTGACCGAGATATTTTTATGATGAAATTTTTCTTGGATATGACAAGTGAAGAAATTGCAAAAAATATTGGTTTAACGAAAGCCGCAGTCGATAATCGCATTTACCGTGGAAAGAAAAGACTAAAACTACAGCAGACTAATAATAACTTAGGGGAGATTTTTGCATGAAAGATTTCTATGAGCATTTAAATAATCTCAAGTTGGATAATGAAGATTTTGAAGAGATGGAAGTAAATGAAGTCGAAAAGGCAAGGGTAAAGGCAAAATTAAAGCAATCAATGGAAAAGAACCAGTCACAACAGTTGAGAAAACAGTCAACTCGAAAAAAATGGGGTTATGGCATTGGGGCAGCAGTTTTGGCTTTTGGATTGTTAGTCACTTCTGCGGCGGTGTCTCCAGCTATGGCACAGGTCGTCTCTTCTATACCATTAATTGGTCAAATATATAAGAACTTAGGAGATATCGGATTGAAAAATGTTTCAGAAGCAGGATTGAGTGAGATTTCTGGGGAATCTAAAACAATCAACGGGATTACGATAACACTAGGGGAAATCTATTACGATGATGCCCGGGTAACAGCCGGTTTTTCCATCGATTCTAAAAAAACTATAACGTCGGATTATTTTAACATTAAACATAATTATAAAGGTGGAATGCCTTCATCGAATTATGGACTTACAACGGATGAAAGTTCACCGACAAATTGGACTGGAATTCTAAATATTAATTACTATAGTTTTAACCCTGATACACTTGAATTGGGTATAACTTTTGAAGGTAATCAAGGGGAATTATTTGAGTTTACGAAGGAAGTAGTTAAAGCACAGTATGAAAATAAGATTGATATTGCAATATCTCAACAAATGGACAACTTGAAATACGAGATACATGATATTAAATGGGGTACTCCTGGCGTTCTCATTGCGTATGATGCCCAGTATAAGGAAGAAAATTATGGGAGAGGCGTTAAACTTGAATTTGAGGTGGTCGACTCTTCTAACAAACGATTAAAGGAGATTAGTGGGAAGTACGGTAAGCAATTATTTGAACCGGTCGAAAATGATGTGACTGAATTGACAATCACCCCTTATGCTAAATTTGATATTCAAAGAGGAGATGGTCATATAGAATTGAGGGAACTTAAGTTGGAGCCCTTTAAAATATCGATTCCGTAAGTATGTCGCACAGCCAGCAATGGTTGTCTTTTATAGTAAAAATTTTAGTATTCTGTTTGTCCTATCGCTATTACTTTCTGCTTGTAATTAAGCGTGTAGTGATGCAAAGACTACTCTTCTTGGATTGCCAATAATAATGAACAAGAAGAAAAATACTACAAAATCGCAATTGAGTTTAATACCGATTATGAAGGTCTTTTTTAACTACCATGAGTGCTACTCGTATAGAGTGCGACAGTCTGAGATACACCGTGGTCATTGGAGTCAGACTAACAGATGGGACTCAATGGCACCATAGATGATCGTGGTATGTCAACACTAAATCAAACAACTTTATTAAGGGCTAAGTTTTTATAAGCTACCGGACTTAGATAACCCAGTTTACTGTGCGACCGGATATTATTGTACCAATTGACATAATCGAAAAGTTCAAGAGACAGCTGTTCAAGGGTAGGGTAGGGCGATCCGTTGATGAGTTCTGTTTTTAAAATCTTAAAAGTCGCTTCTGCCACCGTATTATCATAAGGATTTCCTTTTTGACTTAGAGATCGCTTAATCTTAAATGTACTTAATAATTCATCGATACCAACATTTTTAAATTCAGATCCACGATCTGTATGGAACATTTTTACGTTTTGCAGAGGATATCTAACAGACTTAAAGGCACGCTGAACTAGAGCTGCGTCCTTTTGTTCTCCGACACTATAACCGACGATTTCTCTGTTATATAAATCGATTAAAAAACAAATATAATTCCAGTTTCCTCCTACTCTCACATACGTTAAGTCACTTACTAACACAGGCATCTCTTTATCAACGTTAAATGATCAATTTAATACATTTCGAACTGATTCTTCATTTGGAGGGGTAGACATTGGTTTATAGGATGGTTTTGTATATTTCGATTGAATTCCTAGTTCGTCCATCAATCGAACAATACGTCGTCTAGAGACTGTTAACCCAGCGTTTTTAAGGCATCTTTTATTTTTCTGGTTCCATATAC
The nucleotide sequence above comes from Psychrobacillus glaciei. Encoded proteins:
- a CDS encoding aminoglycoside phosphotransferase family protein, which encodes MSNHENEEILTGGNVSNVYRSGDTVRRELKPDSPKVHKLLKHLENKGFSYAPNFLGIDEKGREILSFIEGEAGNYPLKEYMWSNDFLKEIAKMLCLYHDSVSDFSIEESWQAIDNTPEPFEVLCHNDFAIYNLIFNHRKLVGIIDFDVAGPGPRLWDIAYTLYTCVPLSRVYHSETGEAVYYNSLQHSDRIKQRVKLFFESYGKGIEKDYLEMVLLRLEGLCKTIKRKASEGDIAFQKMIDEGHVEHYQNDIKFIHEHGKEWI
- a CDS encoding tyrosine-type recombinase/integrase; the encoded protein is MERAIFEFMFSTGCRIGELVALEKNHINWSNQSAIVRVKGDKERVVYFNIRCDIWLKRYIESLNDNNPAIFVTARQPHKMSVAQMRYIIKRISNRAEIIKEIHPHQLRHSYATHLLYNGAPIEIIQRLMGHEKSATTRIYAQLSGRLRK
- a CDS encoding CD3324 family protein, whose amino-acid sequence is MKYVNAKSIFPKELLKEIQKYVNGEMVYVPISKGLHMKWGESSGSKNYLNHRNHEIRQQFSVGVTIDQLSNQFFLSHDSIKKIVYSKK
- a CDS encoding GNAT family N-acetyltransferase, producing MKIDVRLTDKSEAYIIKNLYPLYLYDLSGQYGRIPNVHGIYEDSDDFRTLNDQYEVQNIWWEKPEILFPYVILLDGIPAGFILIATPPHCNKGIDYFVNEFFLIQSLRGKGIAEIATNIVFEQFKGNWELFTNPFEKNIAGQKFWRRSISNYTNGVYTEIYGETFDGQKSIFRFDNSGKQ
- a CDS encoding GNAT family N-acetyltransferase, whose product is MNPLLLDIPLQLETERLLLRAPRQSGDGSVVNDAIKDSFNALKNWLPFAQTIPTLEETEGNLREAYINFLKRDSLRFLIFHKDTKDFIGVTSFECLNWDIPKSHIGYWINTRFSGNGYMLEAVRGLCELGLNHINFKRVEIRCESTNLKSRSIPEKLGFELEGILKNEDLSADGSKLTDTCIYVKV
- a CDS encoding sigma-70 family RNA polymerase sigma factor, producing MRTTDHNFIKRLKRQKEDALEYTVDKYLPLVKGITYKVLSPLGNPGLVDECINDVFLTIWHHANQFEGDTDDFRKWLCVVTKFKAIDTYRIANKRLEVEIVGTNDLEVGSGPSVENEILLSENKNELLKLMCGFEVIDRDIFMMKFFLDMTSEEIAKNIGLTKAAVDNRIYRGKKRLKLQQTNNNLGEIFA
- a CDS encoding DUF4179 domain-containing protein, with protein sequence MKDFYEHLNNLKLDNEDFEEMEVNEVEKARVKAKLKQSMEKNQSQQLRKQSTRKKWGYGIGAAVLAFGLLVTSAAVSPAMAQVVSSIPLIGQIYKNLGDIGLKNVSEAGLSEISGESKTINGITITLGEIYYDDARVTAGFSIDSKKTITSDYFNIKHNYKGGMPSSNYGLTTDESSPTNWTGILNINYYSFNPDTLELGITFEGNQGELFEFTKEVVKAQYENKIDIAISQQMDNLKYEIHDIKWGTPGVLIAYDAQYKEENYGRGVKLEFEVVDSSNKRLKEISGKYGKQLFEPVENDVTELTITPYAKFDIQRGDGHIELRELKLEPFKISIP